CATCGGCAGCGACAAAGTCTGGAGGCAGGCTGAAAGTTACAGTGACATGAGGGTTCGTATCATTTAAGAGGCTCATCGCGATGTCCTTATCGTGATCGGTTAGAAAAGCCTATTAATTCATGAATCAAGTAACCGGAAAACATCCGTGTCTTCCGGTTAGTTGTCTGCAAGTTTCAGACTTCGGTAAGTGCACCGGTTTCTGCCGCATCTTCACTGCGATGCAGCGCCACCTGACGGATCGACAAACGAATCTCCGCCGGCAATACCCGTTTGGCTGCGCCTTCGGCCAGTTCGCCTAACAATTCGTGGTAGCTCAACTTCCCGGCTTCGTCGCGGCGCAGCACGTCGAGGTCCAACATTGTCTGGATGAAGTGACGGAACAGGCTCTTGTCGAAGAACTCCGGGGCGTTCAGGCCGTGGAGGATCGACAGGCGTTGGGCCATGACCGTGCACAGATCTTCGAGCTCTTCGGCGCTGATGCTGTTCTGGCCGCTGTTGATCAGCAACGACACGGTCATGTAAAAGCGCTGCAACGTCTGGGCGATGCTCTTGGACAACAGCGTCAGCAGCACAAAATGCCGCGAGCTTGGCGCCGGACGCAAGTAGACATCGTTTTCAAATCGCAGCAGACCTTGCTCGACGAACGCTTCCAGCCATTGGTCGATCACGGCGTCCAGTTCATCCATGGACCAGCGAATGAACAGCTCCGCTTGCAAGTACGGATACAGCGCGCGGGTGTAGCGCAGGATCTGCTCGCGGCTCATGCGCGAGGCGCTCTGGAAGAAGCTGGCGAGCAGCGCTGGCAACGCGAAGATGTGCAGCACGTTGTTGCGGTAGTAAGTCATCAGGACGGCGTTTTGTTCGTCCAGGTACAGAATTTTGCCCAGCGCATCGCTTTGCTCGGACAGCAGGTCCATGTCCTTCACGTGCTCGATCAGCGCCCGACCGTCGCCCTCCGGCAGCGTGGTGTGCGATGAGTAGGGAACCTTGCGCAACAGCGCCAGATACAGATCGAGGACCCGCGCCATGGCGCGATCGTCCAGGGCCAGACGGCTGGTGGACAGCAGCGCCAGGGCCACCAGATTCACCGGGTTGATCGCCGCCGCCTCATTCAAATGCTGCGCGACTTTCTCGCCCAGGCGGTTGGTGGTTTCGTTGAGCCAGGCCGGTTTGAACTGCGGGCCAAGTTCCTGTTGGCGCCAGTCTGGCTGTTCGCTGTCGAGGAATTCCGCCAGTTTGATCGGCTCACCGAAGTTGACCGCAACCTGACCGAAGCGCTGTTTGAGCGCGCCGATGACTTTGAAGATGTCGAAGATCGATTCTTTCTTCTTGCTCGCGCCACGCAATTCGCCGAGGTAGGTGCGTCCTTCCAGCACGCGCTCATAGCCGATGTACACCGGCACGAAGACGATCGGCATGCGTGACGAACGCAGGAAGCTGCGCAGAGTGATTGCGAGCATCCCGGTTTTCGGTTGCAGCATGCGCCCGGTGCGCGAACGGCCGCCCTCGACGAAGTACTCGACCGGGAAGCCTTTGGTGAACAGGGTATGCAGGTATTCGTTGAACACCGAGGTGTAGAGCGGGTTGCCTTTGAAGGTACGGCGCATGAAGAACGCGCCGCCACGCCGTAGCAGGCTGCCGATCACCGGCATGTTGAGGTTGATCCCGGCGGCGATGTGCGGCGGGGTCAGGCCGTTGCGGAACAGTAGATATGAGAGCAGCAAATAGTCGATGTGGCTGCGGTGGCACGGCACGTAGATCACTTCGTGACCCTGGGCGACTTTCTGCACACCTTCGATGTGGTTGACCTTGATCCCGTCGTAGATCTTGTTCCAGAACCAGCTCAGCACCACTTCCAGAAAGCGGATCGCGGTGTAGGTGTAGTCCGAGGCGATCTCGTTGCCGTAGCGCAGGGCCTGGGCCTTGGCTTTTTCCGGCGAGATGTTCTCGCGCTCGGCTTCGTCGAGGATCGCCTGTTTGACCAAGGGCTGATTGAGCAGGCCTTTGACCAGATTGCGGCGGTGGGAAATGTCCGGGCCGATCACCGCGGCTTTCAGGTTGCGAAAGTGCACCCGCAGAATCCGCTGGGCCATGCGCACGGTGCGTTCGTGGCCTTTGTTGTGATCGATCAGTTCACGCAGATGAATCGGCGCCGAGAACTGCACCCGGGTCTTGCGCCCCAGAATCATGATGCTCAGCAGCCGACGCAAACGCCCGGTGACCGCCCAACTGTCGGCGAACAACAGTTTCCACGGGCTCGATTCGCTGTCCGGCGACTGGCCCCAGAACACGCTGACCGGAATGATCTGCGCGTCTTCGGCGGCGTTCTGGCTCAGGGCGCTGACCAGGCGGGTCAGGGTCGGTGGCGCACCGCGCTTGTCCTGACGGCCGAGCCAGTCGGGCTCCGGCGTCAGGTAAAAGAACGCGGCGGGCTCCACCAACGCACCCACCGATACCGACAACACCGGGCGCGGCAGGCCGGCTTTGCTGCACTCGGTATCGACCACGGCGAGGTCGGTCAATGAAGGATTTTGCAGGACGTAGAACACCGGCCGACTGCGGTCGAGGTTAAGGGTGAACGACGACTGGTTGATCGTCTCCGAGCGAACCCAGAGGTACAGCAGTCGGCGCAGGGTGCCAAACACAAGACGGCGGAACGGGGAGCGGGTCATACGGCTTCTGCGTGAGTGAAAAAAACCGAGCAATTGCTTGGGCGGCCGATAGTGTGCCGTATTCGTCGAAAATCGGCAAAAAAGCGCCTAAGTAAACTTGAGTTGAGAGTTTTGATGGCTGTCATATACTCGGCCGTTCAAAATAAAAAGAAGAGGTACCGAGACATGGCAACGCGCGAAACCGGCAATGTGAAGTGGTTCAACGACGCCAAGGGCTATGGCTTCATTCAGCGCGAGGACGGGGTGGACGTGTTCGTGCACTACCGCGCGATCCGCGGCGAGGGGCACCGCTCGCTGGCTGAAGGTCAGCAGGTTGAGTATGCAGTGGTGACGGGGGAGAAGGGCTTGCAGGCTGAGGATGTGGTGGGGTTGTAAACACAACCCTTCAAGTCACCCAACACCCTGTGGGAGCGTGGCTTGCCCGCGATGACGGCGGCACATCCAACAATGATGTGACTGACAAACCGCAATCGCGGGCAAGCCCGCTCCCACAGGTCCGTTGTACGGCTCTTATGCAGTTTTCCAGGTGATTTCTTCTTCACCATCGGCGCTGATGCGCATCCAGCGATCCGCCGTCTCTTCACCTTCTTCCTCGACCCAACTGCCTGGCGCACAACGCACTTCGACGTTCAGCGCGGCAAAGGCTGCGCGGGCGCAGGCGATGTCGTCTTCCCATGGGGTCTGGTCGCTTTCCAGGTACAGGCTGTTCCATTTGCCGACGGCCTTCGGCAGCCAGGTAACCGGCACGTTGCCCGCCTTGCACTTGTAGGTCTGGCCTTTCTGAACCCAATCGGTGCACGGGCCTAAAGCCGCGCCGAGCCAGGCTGCGATGGCCTTGTAGTCGACGTCGGCGTCTTTCAGGTAAATCTCGATATCGGGTTGGCGCATGGATGTCCTCACTGCGGGTCTGAAAAATCCATTCGCGGATTTAGCCGGCCTCAAGCCATTGCTCAAGACCAAAAAATTAAGAAATTATTGAAGCACGAAGTAATCGTAGCGCATCGAAACAGTGACCTCGAACGGCTCGACCTGTTCGATGACTGCCGCCCGGCGTTCGGCACTCGCGCGCCAGCCGTGGGGTGTCATGGCCAACAGGTTCGCGCGATCCTGACCGTTAACCAGCGTCAGTTTGAACTCCAGGGTTTCGCTGTGCTGCAGCGCCATGCCTTCTGGCACCAACGCCAAATGCTTGTCGTCGGTGTACTCGCGCACTTCGTCGTACAGCCGCTCGCGCAATTCCATCAGATGGCCGCTGGTCGGCCCGACTTTCATCAAGCCGCCGCCGGGGCTGAGCAGGCGTTTGGCTTCTTCCCAGTCCAGCGGGCTGAAAACGCTGGCGAGAAACTGGCAACTGCCTGAGGCCAACGGCACCCGCGCCATGCTGGCGATCAACCAGGTCAGCGCAGGGTTGCGTTTGCAGGCGCGTTTGACCGCTTCCCGGGAAATGTCCAGCGCATAGCCATCGGCGTTAGGCAAGGCTTCGGCGATTTGCGCGGTGTAATAACCCTCGCCACAACCGATGTCCAGCCAGCGCTGGGGCGCGTATTGCGCTGCCAGTTGCGCCAGACGCTTGGCCACCGGCGCGTAATGGCCGGCGTTCAAAAAGTCGCGACGGGCTTCGACCATCGCCAAGTTATCCCCAGGGTCGCGGCTATTTTTATGCTGCACCGGCAACAGGTTCAAGTAACCCTGCCGCGCACGGTCGAAACGATGCCCGGCGGGGCAAGCCACGCCGTTGTCCACCGCGTTCAGCGGTTCGCTGCAGATCGGACACGCAAGCATCAGGCGAGCAACTTGATCAGGGTCTGGTAGTAGATTTCGGTCAGCACATCGAGATCGGCCGCCAGCACGCGCTCGTTGACCTGGTGGATCGTCGCGTTGACCGGGCCCAATTCGACAACCTGAGTACCCATGGTCGCGATGAAGCGCCCGTCGGAAGTACCGCCGCTAGTGGACGCCTTGGTCTCGCGACCGGTGATGTCCTTGATGCTCGCCGATACCGCGTCGAGCAGGGCGCCCGGTTCGGTGAGGAACGGCAGGCCGGACAGCGCCCAGTCGATGTGCCAGTCCAGACCATGCTTGTCGAGAATATCGGCGACGCGCTTTTGCAGGCCTTCGACGGTGGATTCGGTGGAGAAGCGGAAGTTGAACACCGCCACCAGATCACCCGGAATCACATTGGTCGCGCCGGTGCCGGAATTCACGTTGGAAATCTGGAAACTGGTCGGCGGGAAGAAATCGTTGCCGTGGTCCCAGTGCTCGGCGGCCAGTTCGGCCAGCGCCGGGGCGGCGAGGTGGATCGGGTTCTTCGCCAGGTGCGGATACGCCACGTGACCTTGCACGCCGCGCACGGTCAATTTGGCGCCGAGGGAGCCGCGACGGCCATTCTTGACCACGTCACCCACCAGGGTAGTGCTCGACGGTTCGCCGACGATGCACCAGTCCAGACGTTCTTTACGGGCGGCGAGGCGTTCGATCACAGCCTTGGTGCCGTGGTGCGCCGGGCCTTCTTCGTCGCTGGTGATCAGGAAAGCGACCTTGCCCTTGTGGTCCGGGTAGTCGGCGACGAAGCGCTCAGCGGCTACGGTCATGGCCGCGAGGCTGCCTTTCATGTCTGCCGCGCCACGGCCGCAGAGCATGCCGTGCTCATCGATCACCGCGTTGAACGGATCGATCTGCCAGGCGGTTACCGGACCGGTCGGGACCACGTCGGTGTGGCCGGCGAAGCACAGCACCGGGCCGTCGTGTTTACCGTGGGTCGCCCAGAAGTTATCCACATCTTCAATGCGCATCGGTTCCAGTTTGAAACCGGCATCGCCCAGGCGCTGCATCATCTGCTTCTGGCAATCGGCGTCGATCGGCGTCACGGACGGACGGCGGATCAGGTCGATGGCGAGTTGAAGGGTCGGCGAAAGGTCGGCGTGGGCCGTCATGGAAAGCTCCGAAAACATGAAATATGGGCGCGGGCTAAATGTGGGAGCGGGCTTGCTCGCGAAGGGGCCATCACTGACGCCAAAAGCTTCGCGAGCAAGCCCGCTCCCACAGGTATGGCGTTCGGCCGTTGGTACGT
The Pseudomonas lini DNA segment above includes these coding regions:
- a CDS encoding cold-shock protein — translated: MATRETGNVKWFNDAKGYGFIQREDGVDVFVHYRAIRGEGHRSLAEGQQVEYAVVTGEKGLQAEDVVGL
- the dapE gene encoding succinyl-diaminopimelate desuccinylase — protein: MTAHADLSPTLQLAIDLIRRPSVTPIDADCQKQMMQRLGDAGFKLEPMRIEDVDNFWATHGKHDGPVLCFAGHTDVVPTGPVTAWQIDPFNAVIDEHGMLCGRGAADMKGSLAAMTVAAERFVADYPDHKGKVAFLITSDEEGPAHHGTKAVIERLAARKERLDWCIVGEPSSTTLVGDVVKNGRRGSLGAKLTVRGVQGHVAYPHLAKNPIHLAAPALAELAAEHWDHGNDFFPPTSFQISNVNSGTGATNVIPGDLVAVFNFRFSTESTVEGLQKRVADILDKHGLDWHIDWALSGLPFLTEPGALLDAVSASIKDITGRETKASTSGGTSDGRFIATMGTQVVELGPVNATIHQVNERVLAADLDVLTEIYYQTLIKLLA
- the plsB gene encoding glycerol-3-phosphate 1-O-acyltransferase PlsB → MTRSPFRRLVFGTLRRLLYLWVRSETINQSSFTLNLDRSRPVFYVLQNPSLTDLAVVDTECSKAGLPRPVLSVSVGALVEPAAFFYLTPEPDWLGRQDKRGAPPTLTRLVSALSQNAAEDAQIIPVSVFWGQSPDSESSPWKLLFADSWAVTGRLRRLLSIMILGRKTRVQFSAPIHLRELIDHNKGHERTVRMAQRILRVHFRNLKAAVIGPDISHRRNLVKGLLNQPLVKQAILDEAERENISPEKAKAQALRYGNEIASDYTYTAIRFLEVVLSWFWNKIYDGIKVNHIEGVQKVAQGHEVIYVPCHRSHIDYLLLSYLLFRNGLTPPHIAAGINLNMPVIGSLLRRGGAFFMRRTFKGNPLYTSVFNEYLHTLFTKGFPVEYFVEGGRSRTGRMLQPKTGMLAITLRSFLRSSRMPIVFVPVYIGYERVLEGRTYLGELRGASKKKESIFDIFKVIGALKQRFGQVAVNFGEPIKLAEFLDSEQPDWRQQELGPQFKPAWLNETTNRLGEKVAQHLNEAAAINPVNLVALALLSTSRLALDDRAMARVLDLYLALLRKVPYSSHTTLPEGDGRALIEHVKDMDLLSEQSDALGKILYLDEQNAVLMTYYRNNVLHIFALPALLASFFQSASRMSREQILRYTRALYPYLQAELFIRWSMDELDAVIDQWLEAFVEQGLLRFENDVYLRPAPSSRHFVLLTLLSKSIAQTLQRFYMTVSLLINSGQNSISAEELEDLCTVMAQRLSILHGLNAPEFFDKSLFRHFIQTMLDLDVLRRDEAGKLSYHELLGELAEGAAKRVLPAEIRLSIRQVALHRSEDAAETGALTEV
- a CDS encoding putative RNA methyltransferase, giving the protein MLACPICSEPLNAVDNGVACPAGHRFDRARQGYLNLLPVQHKNSRDPGDNLAMVEARRDFLNAGHYAPVAKRLAQLAAQYAPQRWLDIGCGEGYYTAQIAEALPNADGYALDISREAVKRACKRNPALTWLIASMARVPLASGSCQFLASVFSPLDWEEAKRLLSPGGGLMKVGPTSGHLMELRERLYDEVREYTDDKHLALVPEGMALQHSETLEFKLTLVNGQDRANLLAMTPHGWRASAERRAAVIEQVEPFEVTVSMRYDYFVLQ